A genomic segment from Halomonas sp. TA22 encodes:
- a CDS encoding ABC transporter substrate-binding protein, which yields MTRLALPFALSLLLGSALTQAQAETLVLYTSQPNSDAQQTVDAFQAIHPEIEVEWVRDGTPRLMTRLLSELQAGVAKPDLLLIADSVTMESLKQEGLLQPYLSDAREHYSPDLYDAEGYYYGTKLITTGIVHHNRAEHAPTSWQELASPEYAGQVTMPSPLYSGAALIHLAALTEVPELGWDYYEALAANRTEAQGGNGGVFNDVASGAKPYGIVVDYLPIRESAKGSPVTFVFPEEGVSAVTEPVAILEGANNPEAARKFVDFLLSRQGQQLVSQQGYLPALEGVEPPEGFPARDEITLMPLDVARTLENAEAQQRRFSELFGG from the coding sequence ATGACACGCCTCGCTTTGCCTTTCGCTCTGTCTCTTCTGCTGGGCTCTGCCTTGACCCAGGCTCAGGCCGAAACGCTGGTGCTCTACACCAGCCAGCCCAATAGCGATGCCCAGCAGACGGTGGATGCCTTCCAGGCCATACATCCCGAGATCGAGGTCGAGTGGGTACGCGATGGCACACCGAGACTGATGACGCGCCTGCTCTCGGAGCTGCAGGCGGGTGTCGCCAAGCCCGATCTGCTGCTTATCGCCGACAGCGTGACGATGGAGTCGCTCAAGCAGGAGGGGCTGCTGCAGCCCTATCTCAGCGACGCTCGCGAGCACTATTCCCCCGACCTCTACGACGCCGAGGGCTACTATTACGGTACCAAGCTGATCACGACCGGCATCGTCCACCACAACCGCGCCGAGCACGCTCCCACCAGCTGGCAGGAGCTGGCCTCGCCGGAGTATGCCGGGCAGGTGACCATGCCAAGCCCGCTCTACTCCGGTGCGGCACTGATTCACCTGGCGGCGCTGACCGAGGTGCCGGAATTGGGCTGGGACTACTACGAGGCGCTGGCCGCTAACCGCACCGAGGCGCAGGGCGGCAACGGTGGGGTGTTCAATGATGTCGCCTCCGGCGCCAAGCCTTATGGCATCGTGGTCGACTACCTGCCGATCCGCGAGTCCGCCAAGGGCTCGCCGGTCACCTTCGTGTTCCCCGAGGAGGGAGTGAGCGCGGTGACCGAGCCCGTGGCGATTCTCGAAGGTGCCAACAACCCCGAGGCGGCACGCAAGTTCGTCGATTTCCTGCTTTCCAGGCAGGGGCAGCAGCTGGTCAGCCAACAGGGCTACCTGCCGGCGCTGGAAGGCGTCGAACCTCCCGAGGGCTTTCCGGCACGCGACGAGATTACCCTGATGCCGCTGGATGTCGCCCGAACGCTCGAGAACGCCGAGGCGCAGCAGCGCCGCTTCAGTGAGCTGTTCGGTGGCTGA
- the phnC gene encoding phosphonate ABC transporter ATP-binding protein, producing the protein MQLDIEALTKVYPDGTRALDGLSFEVAPGEGVVILGHNGCGKSTLMKCLTGLERPTSGRLVLDSVDLASASRRQLRPLRQRIGCVFQKFNMVGNLSVLQNVLLGLMGRHGILASHALTASPASRQRAMRALDRVSLTHLASRRTDTLSGGQQQRVAIARMLMQDAEIVLADEPVASLDPKAGREVMELLWSVVRERGMTVLCVLHQIELAREFGERLIGLKAGTLAFDRPTADVSDADITALYHFDTPREADTDERVITPPHRAAQA; encoded by the coding sequence ATGCAACTCGACATCGAGGCATTGACCAAGGTCTACCCGGATGGCACCCGGGCCCTCGACGGGCTGTCGTTCGAGGTAGCGCCCGGGGAGGGCGTAGTGATTCTGGGTCACAACGGCTGTGGCAAGTCGACGCTGATGAAGTGCCTCACCGGTCTTGAGCGCCCCACCTCGGGGCGCCTCGTACTCGACAGCGTCGATCTGGCCAGCGCCTCACGCCGCCAACTGAGGCCGCTGCGCCAGCGCATCGGCTGCGTGTTCCAGAAGTTCAACATGGTCGGTAACCTCTCGGTGCTTCAGAACGTGCTGCTGGGCTTGATGGGACGCCACGGTATCCTCGCCAGCCACGCCCTTACCGCCAGTCCTGCGTCTCGCCAGCGCGCCATGAGGGCCCTCGACCGGGTGAGCCTGACGCACCTGGCGTCGCGCCGCACCGATACCCTTTCCGGTGGCCAGCAGCAGCGCGTGGCCATCGCCCGCATGCTGATGCAGGACGCTGAGATCGTGCTTGCCGACGAGCCGGTGGCAAGCCTCGACCCCAAGGCCGGACGCGAGGTAATGGAACTGCTCTGGTCGGTGGTGCGCGAGCGTGGCATGACCGTACTCTGCGTGCTGCATCAGATCGAGCTGGCCCGAGAGTTCGGTGAACGCCTGATCGGCCTTAAGGCTGGTACCCTCGCCTTCGATCGCCCGACCGCCGACGTCAGTGACGCCGACATCACCGCGCTCTATCACTTCGATACGCCAAGGGAGGCCGACACCGATGAGCGAGTCATCACACCGCCACACCGCGCCGCCCAGGCTTGA
- a CDS encoding ABC transporter substrate-binding protein: MHALKPLALGACLFALPALATASALTVYSAGPGELIENLAADFTEETSIEVNIFQSTTGQVMARLESEQANPLADVVVSASWDSAEALYHQGLLHEYRSPNAETVPDVLKTDHYVAQGVSALALVWNRNSDVPAPADWSDLTDAIYRDQVTMPDPAQSGAAFELITGLLTALGEEATWTLMKGLADNGMIVPGPNARALNPVLQGAKSVVFGAVDYISLGQQAEGEAIEVLFPESGTVIAPRPMMILASTAMPDEAERFIDFVLSEQGQARVAESYLMPARSDIEALRPSLDELTLIEVDIEAMNAQRDAILGRFREAMGN, translated from the coding sequence ATGCACGCCTTGAAACCCCTTGCCCTGGGCGCCTGCCTGTTCGCCCTGCCTGCCCTGGCCACAGCGAGCGCGCTCACCGTCTATTCCGCCGGCCCCGGGGAGTTGATCGAGAACCTCGCCGCCGACTTCACCGAGGAAACCAGCATCGAAGTCAACATCTTCCAGAGCACCACCGGCCAGGTGATGGCCCGCCTGGAATCCGAGCAGGCCAACCCGCTGGCCGATGTGGTGGTGTCCGCTTCCTGGGACAGTGCCGAGGCGCTTTACCACCAAGGCTTGCTGCACGAGTACCGCTCGCCCAACGCCGAGACGGTGCCCGACGTCCTCAAGACCGACCACTACGTGGCACAGGGAGTTTCAGCCCTCGCCCTGGTGTGGAATCGCAACAGCGACGTGCCGGCTCCCGCCGACTGGAGCGATCTCACCGATGCGATCTACCGCGACCAGGTGACAATGCCCGACCCGGCCCAGTCCGGCGCCGCCTTCGAGCTGATCACCGGCCTGCTCACCGCCCTGGGCGAGGAGGCCACCTGGACGCTGATGAAGGGACTCGCCGACAACGGCATGATCGTGCCCGGCCCCAACGCCCGCGCGCTCAATCCGGTGCTGCAGGGGGCCAAGTCGGTGGTGTTCGGCGCGGTGGACTACATCTCCCTGGGCCAGCAGGCCGAGGGAGAGGCCATCGAGGTGCTCTTCCCGGAGAGCGGCACCGTAATCGCACCGCGCCCGATGATGATCCTGGCCTCCACCGCGATGCCTGACGAGGCCGAGCGGTTCATCGACTTCGTGCTCTCCGAGCAGGGCCAGGCACGCGTCGCCGAGAGCTATCTGATGCCGGCTCGCTCCGATATCGAAGCGCTGCGGCCCAGTCTCGATGAGCTGACCCTGATCGAGGTAGACATCGAGGCCATGAACGCCCAGCGCGACGCCATCCTTGGCCGCTTCCGCGAGGCCATGGGGAACTGA
- a CDS encoding iron ABC transporter permease encodes MAARLTLRLPRVTGAGLVMLLTAAALLLLVGLPLLYVVLQAIFPGWSRGELSGAFGLFVPLLSDPALLGLLGNTLRLGIAVVLACTLVAIPLGALRALTRVPGGAVWDLIFLIPFMIPPYIAALSWMLTLQARGYSEQLTGLSASDFLFSFSGIVFVMVLNVFPVVYFAVSRTMMSVGGRYAAAARVCGAGPWRAFWRITLPLSTPGIAASLLLVFALTIEEFGTPATLGAQAGFPVLVTGIHERFSDWPIDIPGAAVLSLLLVMLAMAAFYLQHWLVTRRSYVSQTGKPALVERAELGPWKWPVLGVFTLVALAAVAVPMLAVLATAFTATLSGGLSWENLSLRHFEALLANRGGALQALSTSLGLAIGAALITGVLGALVGYLAVRARLRGKGLLDLLSLLPNTMPGIVVAVGLILAWNQTWWPIQVYNTSAMLLLAYACLLLPYPVRYASAAFRQMGESLEAAARVCGAGFFTAFQRILLPALAPSLLVSMLLVFAIASRELVASLMVAPAGMRTVSTFVFGQFEQGSPGVGMAMSAVAIFTTTALLVALTAFSRKRLPIAG; translated from the coding sequence ATGGCTGCACGCCTCACCCTGCGACTGCCCCGGGTCACCGGAGCGGGCCTTGTCATGCTGCTGACAGCGGCTGCCCTGCTGCTGCTGGTCGGGCTGCCGCTGCTCTACGTGGTGCTGCAGGCCATCTTTCCCGGCTGGTCGCGGGGCGAGCTCTCCGGTGCCTTCGGCCTGTTCGTACCGCTGCTCTCGGACCCGGCGCTGCTCGGGCTGTTGGGCAACACCCTGCGTCTGGGCATCGCCGTTGTGTTGGCTTGCACCCTGGTCGCCATCCCGCTGGGCGCGCTGCGGGCCCTGACCCGGGTACCCGGTGGCGCCGTCTGGGATCTGATCTTCCTGATCCCCTTCATGATTCCACCCTATATTGCCGCGCTGTCGTGGATGTTGACCCTTCAGGCACGAGGCTATTCCGAGCAGCTCACCGGGCTCTCCGCCAGTGATTTCCTGTTCTCGTTCTCGGGCATCGTCTTCGTGATGGTGCTCAACGTCTTCCCGGTGGTCTACTTCGCCGTGTCGCGCACCATGATGAGCGTCGGCGGCCGCTACGCCGCCGCCGCCCGCGTCTGCGGCGCTGGCCCCTGGCGTGCCTTCTGGCGCATCACCCTGCCGCTCTCCACACCCGGCATCGCCGCCAGCCTGTTGCTGGTCTTCGCCCTGACCATCGAGGAGTTCGGCACCCCCGCCACCCTGGGCGCCCAGGCGGGCTTCCCGGTGCTGGTCACCGGCATTCACGAACGCTTCTCCGACTGGCCCATCGACATTCCCGGCGCGGCGGTACTATCGCTGCTGCTGGTGATGCTGGCCATGGCCGCCTTCTATCTTCAGCACTGGCTGGTCACACGCCGTTCCTACGTCAGCCAGACCGGCAAGCCAGCGCTGGTGGAGCGCGCCGAGCTGGGGCCCTGGAAGTGGCCGGTACTGGGGGTTTTCACCCTGGTGGCACTGGCCGCCGTGGCGGTGCCGATGCTCGCCGTGCTGGCCACCGCCTTCACCGCCACGCTCTCTGGCGGCCTGAGCTGGGAGAATCTGTCGCTGCGCCATTTCGAGGCGCTGCTGGCCAACCGTGGCGGCGCCCTGCAGGCGCTCTCCACCAGCCTGGGACTGGCTATCGGTGCGGCGCTGATTACCGGCGTGCTGGGCGCCTTGGTGGGCTACTTGGCAGTACGCGCCCGGCTGCGGGGCAAAGGGCTACTGGACCTGCTCTCGCTGCTGCCCAACACCATGCCTGGCATCGTGGTGGCGGTGGGGCTGATCCTGGCCTGGAACCAGACCTGGTGGCCGATCCAGGTCTACAACACCAGTGCCATGCTGCTGCTTGCCTACGCCTGCCTGCTGCTGCCCTACCCGGTGCGCTACGCCTCGGCGGCGTTTCGCCAGATGGGCGAGAGCCTGGAGGCCGCAGCCCGGGTTTGCGGCGCGGGCTTTTTCACTGCCTTCCAACGCATCCTGCTGCCGGCCCTGGCGCCGAGCCTGCTCGTTTCCATGCTGCTGGTGTTCGCCATCGCTTCCCGGGAGCTGGTGGCCTCGCTGATGGTCGCACCCGCCGGCATGCGCACGGTCTCGACCTTCGTATTCGGCCAGTTCGAGCAGGGATCTCCCGGGGTCGGCATGGCCATGAGCGCCGTGGCGATCTTCACCACCACGGCACTGCTGGTGGCGTTGACCGCATTCAGCCGCAAGCGCCTACCCATTGCCGGGTAG
- a CDS encoding phosphate/phosphite/phosphonate ABC transporter substrate-binding protein: MLKPLLPLLASITLSGVAQAQAAESCPSTLRFADTGIEGTEELQRAYQEFVGEVESRLGVTVEFFPAGNRTTAINALRFEQVDIVMAGPSEYVLMAERVAGVQPITAIVRPEYYSVFIAPNDSGIDSLDDLKGKHVAMKDHGSTTGHIMPSYMLHQAGLDIDRDLQITLLDGARMQALASGEVDAVGTGVRDFAPFVAQHGEENYRIIARGQDMPGDPLVAGPHLSADCVAEIQDAFMADPESLLQAILAPGERDKYLGAEMVRVNDAEYDIVRDSYALLGLSD, encoded by the coding sequence ATGCTCAAACCACTGCTTCCCTTATTGGCATCCATTACGCTGTCTGGCGTTGCCCAGGCTCAGGCCGCCGAGTCCTGCCCCTCCACATTGCGCTTTGCTGACACAGGTATCGAGGGCACTGAAGAGCTGCAGCGCGCCTATCAGGAATTTGTCGGTGAAGTCGAGTCGCGTCTCGGCGTGACGGTCGAATTCTTTCCAGCAGGCAATCGCACCACGGCGATCAATGCGCTGCGCTTCGAGCAGGTCGACATCGTTATGGCTGGCCCCTCCGAGTACGTGCTGATGGCCGAGCGTGTCGCGGGTGTACAGCCAATCACCGCCATCGTGCGCCCGGAATACTACTCGGTGTTCATCGCTCCCAACGACAGCGGTATCGATAGCCTCGATGATCTCAAGGGCAAACACGTGGCCATGAAGGACCATGGCTCGACCACCGGCCATATCATGCCTAGTTACATGCTGCACCAGGCCGGCCTGGATATCGACCGCGACCTGCAGATCACGCTGCTCGATGGCGCCCGTATGCAGGCGCTGGCTTCGGGCGAAGTCGACGCGGTGGGCACCGGGGTGCGCGACTTTGCCCCCTTCGTCGCCCAGCACGGCGAGGAGAACTACCGCATCATCGCCCGCGGCCAGGACATGCCTGGCGACCCCTTGGTCGCCGGACCGCACCTCTCTGCCGACTGCGTAGCCGAGATCCAAGACGCCTTCATGGCAGATCCCGAGAGTCTGCTCCAGGCGATCCTGGCCCCCGGTGAACGCGACAAGTATCTCGGCGCCGAGATGGTCCGGGTCAATGACGCCGAGTACGACATAGTGCGCGACTCCTACGCTCTGCTCGGACTGAGTGATTGA
- a CDS encoding LacI family DNA-binding transcriptional regulator, translating to MADLLSVAALAGVSRATAARAFSHPEKLRPATRQKVMEAASRLAFRPNRVAQQLRTQATRIIGVLVPSLDNPVFAEQLQAMEVAARHAGYSLLITTTDYQADREAAIIEEMLRQRVDGLVLTVADTDSSEVLDTLGLESVPYLLVYNQPDPGRDNVAAISVDNRTAMAEATEHLLALGHRHVGMVAGPILQSDRARLRHEGYRQAMLNRGLTPRPLIEMPHHTRIDLAVLEPFLSTSERLTSLICTNDMLAIHLMGVLQRAGITIPGDISVVGFDGIAIGALMHPSLCTVVQPRAAIGQAAVDTLLGMISGNRPALTTLPHALRPGESVGSPQSQPQPLVSISLTQRRELT from the coding sequence ATGGCGGACCTACTTAGCGTTGCAGCATTGGCTGGCGTGTCGCGGGCAACGGCGGCCAGGGCTTTTTCCCATCCCGAGAAGCTGCGTCCTGCCACTCGCCAGAAGGTGATGGAAGCGGCAAGCAGGCTCGCCTTTCGCCCCAACCGGGTAGCCCAGCAGTTACGCACCCAGGCCACGAGAATCATTGGCGTCCTGGTACCCAGCCTCGACAACCCGGTATTCGCCGAACAGCTGCAGGCGATGGAGGTAGCCGCGCGTCACGCCGGCTACTCGCTGCTGATCACCACCACCGACTACCAGGCCGACAGGGAAGCCGCGATCATCGAGGAGATGCTTCGTCAACGGGTCGATGGGCTGGTTCTTACCGTTGCCGATACCGACAGCAGCGAGGTGCTTGATACGCTGGGCCTTGAGTCGGTGCCCTACCTGCTGGTCTATAACCAGCCTGATCCGGGGCGGGATAACGTTGCCGCCATCAGCGTCGACAACCGCACGGCAATGGCTGAAGCCACCGAGCATCTGCTGGCCTTGGGACACCGTCATGTGGGCATGGTCGCAGGACCGATCCTGCAATCCGACCGCGCTCGCCTGCGCCATGAGGGCTATCGCCAGGCCATGCTAAACCGGGGATTGACGCCTCGGCCCCTGATCGAGATGCCCCATCACACTCGTATCGACCTGGCGGTACTCGAGCCGTTCTTGAGCACGTCCGAGCGGCTCACCTCCCTGATTTGCACCAACGACATGCTGGCCATCCACCTGATGGGAGTCCTCCAGCGCGCCGGCATCACGATTCCCGGCGATATCTCGGTGGTCGGTTTCGATGGCATCGCCATCGGCGCCTTGATGCATCCCTCGCTGTGCACCGTCGTGCAACCGCGGGCGGCGATCGGCCAGGCAGCGGTAGATACGCTGCTTGGCATGATCTCGGGCAACCGTCCCGCGCTGACCACCCTGCCCCATGCATTGCGTCCCGGTGAAAGCGTGGGATCGCCGCAGAGCCAACCACAGCCACTCGTCTCAATCTCACTGACACAACGAAGGGAATTGACATGA
- a CDS encoding inositol monophosphatase family protein — MKSATTAMIDTLQHAARAAGAILLEGYHAASAIDFECKGASDFVTHYDRAAERAIIDIVRRAHPEVGFIGEESGATAAQSSDVTVIIDPLDGTNNFMHKIPHFSVSIAARKGDELIIGVVYHPVLDEMLWAHKGRGAFFNQTLLQTPPARELCAMLVGTCFPYHGKGNCEVCLRQLTALMPRVSGIRSPGSAALEIAYVALGRFDAFWNDGARLELWDIAAGIVIAQEAGLRVTDLAGNHAPNTWCNLVVAHPERHEQLRHLLIQSRHGAIIEA, encoded by the coding sequence ATGAAAAGTGCTACTACAGCGATGATCGACACCCTGCAACACGCCGCCCGGGCAGCAGGGGCAATCCTGCTCGAAGGCTACCACGCCGCTAGCGCCATCGATTTCGAGTGCAAGGGCGCCTCCGACTTCGTGACCCACTACGACCGGGCGGCGGAGCGGGCCATCATTGATATCGTACGTCGGGCACACCCCGAGGTGGGGTTCATTGGCGAGGAGAGCGGGGCGACAGCGGCACAATCAAGCGACGTTACGGTCATCATCGACCCGCTCGATGGCACCAACAACTTCATGCATAAAATCCCGCACTTCTCAGTCTCGATCGCAGCGAGGAAGGGCGATGAGCTGATCATCGGCGTGGTCTATCATCCCGTACTCGACGAGATGTTATGGGCTCACAAGGGACGAGGGGCCTTTTTCAATCAAACTCTTTTGCAAACCCCGCCGGCTCGGGAGCTTTGCGCGATGCTGGTGGGAACCTGCTTTCCCTACCACGGCAAGGGCAATTGCGAGGTCTGCCTTCGCCAGCTCACCGCCCTCATGCCTCGTGTCTCCGGTATCAGAAGCCCTGGCTCTGCAGCACTGGAGATCGCCTATGTCGCCCTGGGCCGCTTCGATGCCTTCTGGAACGACGGGGCCCGACTTGAGTTGTGGGATATCGCCGCCGGCATCGTCATTGCTCAGGAGGCAGGCCTCAGGGTGACCGACCTGGCGGGCAACCATGCCCCTAACACGTGGTGCAACCTGGTTGTAGCACACCCGGAACGCCACGAGCAGCTACGACATCTTCTAATTCAGAGTCGGCACGGCGCGATCATCGAAGCTTAA
- a CDS encoding ABC transporter substrate-binding protein, with protein sequence MTSIRLRHLAATMLMAAAGALSPAQADESAICYNCPPEWADWGAQLRLIEERTGIQVPQDNKNSGQSLAQLIAEKGSPVADVVYYGVTFGIQAQQEGVVEAYQPEHWEEIPDELKEPDGNWFTIHSGTLGFMVNVDALEGAEVPTSWDDLLKPEYRGMVGYLDPASAFVGYVGAVAVNLARGGDMDDFTPAIDYFNELSRNAPIVPKQTAYARVLSGEIPILLDYDFNAYRAKHKDGANIEFVIPAEGSVVVPYVMSLVKDSPNPENARRVLDFVLSDEGQAVWADAFLRPVRESAISDEARQYFLPESDYQRAQAVDYQAMAEAQSAFSNRYLSEVR encoded by the coding sequence ATGACATCGATTCGATTACGTCATCTCGCCGCCACCATGCTGATGGCCGCCGCCGGGGCACTTTCTCCTGCTCAGGCCGATGAGTCCGCGATCTGCTACAACTGCCCGCCAGAGTGGGCCGACTGGGGTGCGCAGCTACGCCTGATCGAGGAGCGCACCGGCATCCAGGTGCCACAGGACAACAAGAACTCGGGCCAATCGCTGGCTCAGTTGATCGCCGAGAAGGGCAGTCCCGTGGCGGACGTGGTCTATTACGGGGTGACATTCGGCATTCAGGCACAGCAGGAGGGTGTCGTCGAAGCCTACCAACCGGAGCATTGGGAGGAGATTCCCGATGAGTTGAAAGAGCCCGACGGCAACTGGTTCACCATCCACTCCGGCACCCTGGGTTTCATGGTCAATGTCGACGCGCTCGAGGGGGCTGAAGTTCCCACTTCATGGGACGACCTGTTGAAACCCGAGTACCGCGGCATGGTGGGCTACCTCGATCCTGCCAGTGCCTTTGTCGGCTATGTGGGCGCAGTCGCGGTGAACCTTGCCAGGGGTGGCGACATGGATGACTTCACGCCTGCCATCGACTACTTCAACGAGCTGTCACGCAACGCTCCGATCGTTCCCAAGCAGACCGCCTATGCCCGTGTGCTGTCGGGCGAAATCCCGATCCTGCTCGATTATGACTTCAATGCCTACCGCGCCAAGCACAAGGATGGCGCCAATATCGAGTTCGTGATCCCTGCAGAGGGCAGCGTGGTGGTGCCCTACGTGATGAGCCTGGTCAAGGATTCGCCGAATCCGGAGAACGCCAGGCGGGTACTGGACTTCGTGCTTTCCGACGAGGGCCAGGCGGTATGGGCGGATGCCTTCCTGAGGCCGGTGCGGGAAAGCGCCATCTCGGATGAAGCGCGTCAGTACTTCCTGCCGGAGAGCGACTACCAGCGTGCCCAGGCCGTCGATTACCAGGCCATGGCCGAGGCGCAGTCCGCCTTCTCGAATCGGTATCTTTCCGAGGTACGCTGA
- the phnE gene encoding phosphonate ABC transporter, permease protein PhnE: MSESSHRHTAPPRLERPSPIAFILMLGLAAFFISGFSSANIHPDRLLRGVMNLGTFFGEAMPPNFARWDVISIAMLETFQMAIVGVVFGVILSLPMALLCARNTSPHPVVRVIARNVVATLRTVPDLVWALIFVVAIGLGPLAGILAIIMDTIGFCARFFSERIEEVDPGPGQALAATGASRSGVVCGAIIPECTPSFVATSLFSVEKAIRSAVVLGLVGAGGIGVELSAAMNLFRYDQALTVILAILMVVIGVEQVSAWIRKRVI, from the coding sequence ATGAGCGAGTCATCACACCGCCACACCGCGCCGCCCAGGCTTGAGCGCCCTTCCCCCATTGCGTTCATTCTGATGCTGGGTCTGGCCGCCTTCTTCATCAGCGGCTTTTCCAGCGCCAACATCCACCCGGATAGACTGCTGCGCGGGGTGATGAACCTGGGCACCTTCTTCGGCGAGGCGATGCCACCCAATTTCGCCCGCTGGGACGTGATCAGCATAGCCATGCTGGAAACCTTCCAGATGGCCATTGTCGGCGTGGTATTCGGAGTGATCCTGAGCCTGCCCATGGCCCTGCTGTGCGCCCGCAATACCAGCCCCCATCCGGTGGTGCGTGTCATCGCCCGCAACGTCGTGGCCACCCTGCGCACCGTGCCTGACCTGGTCTGGGCGCTGATCTTCGTGGTCGCCATCGGGCTTGGGCCACTGGCGGGGATACTGGCGATCATCATGGACACCATCGGCTTCTGTGCTCGCTTCTTTTCCGAGCGCATCGAGGAGGTGGACCCCGGTCCCGGCCAGGCCCTGGCCGCCACCGGCGCCTCGCGCAGTGGCGTGGTGTGCGGTGCTATCATCCCCGAATGTACCCCCTCCTTTGTGGCTACCAGCCTGTTCTCGGTGGAGAAGGCCATACGCAGCGCCGTGGTCCTGGGTCTGGTGGGTGCCGGGGGCATTGGCGTGGAACTCTCCGCAGCCATGAACCTGTTCCGCTACGACCAGGCCCTCACCGTGATTCTCGCCATACTGATGGTGGTGATCGGCGTCGAGCAGGTCAGCGCCTGGATCCGCAAGCGGGTCATATAA
- a CDS encoding ABC transporter ATP-binding protein translates to MFSPALRIDRLHKRFGETVALDGIDLALPRGQVLALLGPSGCGKTTLLRCIAGLTDIDRGEVHLEGECVATPGRHLSPNGRRLGMVFQDYALWPHMSVYQNVAFPLEMQGVKANARRSQVEWALSLVGLADYAERAPGALSGGQQQRVALARAIVAKPRLLLMDEPLSNLDKGLRESLAMEIRSLIEELNLTAVFVTHDQHEAFALADRVAVLQRGRLQQVDSPEALFHTPATPAIASFVDAGTLLDGRLDARGLAIADTQLPLSATCGHRGEVRLLLPRRALRLCAPENGMLRARITGRLFQGEHLSLQLTLSDGSTLKLHADHAPERGCQVGIDIDFTALRAWDAEERLLDLMPRAGVAATASG, encoded by the coding sequence ATGTTCTCGCCTGCGCTGCGTATCGACCGTCTGCATAAGCGCTTCGGTGAAACTGTGGCCCTAGACGGCATCGATCTCGCCCTGCCCCGTGGCCAGGTACTGGCCCTGCTGGGCCCTTCCGGCTGCGGCAAGACCACTCTGCTGCGATGCATTGCTGGTCTCACCGACATCGATCGTGGCGAGGTTCACCTCGAAGGTGAGTGCGTCGCCACTCCAGGCCGTCACCTGAGTCCCAATGGCCGCCGCCTGGGCATGGTCTTCCAGGACTACGCACTCTGGCCACACATGAGCGTTTACCAGAACGTAGCTTTCCCGCTTGAGATGCAGGGAGTGAAAGCCAACGCTCGGCGCTCCCAAGTGGAGTGGGCGCTCTCGCTGGTGGGGCTTGCCGACTACGCCGAGCGCGCTCCCGGCGCACTCTCCGGTGGCCAGCAGCAGCGTGTGGCTCTGGCCCGGGCCATCGTCGCCAAGCCACGGCTACTGCTGATGGACGAGCCCCTCTCCAACCTCGACAAGGGGCTGCGCGAAAGCCTGGCCATGGAAATACGCAGCCTGATCGAGGAACTCAACCTGACTGCGGTGTTCGTCACCCATGACCAGCACGAAGCGTTCGCCCTGGCCGACCGGGTCGCCGTACTGCAGCGAGGCCGCCTGCAGCAGGTCGACTCGCCCGAGGCGCTCTTTCATACCCCGGCCACACCGGCCATCGCAAGTTTCGTGGACGCCGGCACACTGCTCGACGGCCGGCTCGACGCCCGGGGCCTGGCCATCGCCGATACCCAGCTCCCGCTCAGCGCTACCTGCGGTCACCGGGGCGAAGTGCGCCTGCTGCTGCCGCGCCGCGCCCTGCGACTCTGCGCCCCAGAAAATGGAATGCTGCGCGCACGCATTACTGGCCGCTTATTCCAAGGCGAACACCTGTCACTGCAGCTCACCCTCTCCGATGGCAGCACGCTCAAGCTGCACGCTGACCATGCGCCGGAGCGAGGCTGCCAGGTGGGTATCGACATCGATTTCACCGCACTGCGCGCCTGGGATGCCGAGGAGCGCCTGCTCGACCTGATGCCACGCGCTGGCGTAGCCGCCACCGCCAGCGGCTGA